In the Maridesulfovibrio ferrireducens genome, one interval contains:
- the cas6f gene encoding type I-F CRISPR-associated endoribonuclease Cas6/Csy4: MDHYFNITIKPDAEMRENVLMNKVYTKLHKALFSLKSDGIGVSFPSYRLKLGRELRIHGAIASLNDLQKLDWIGGLVGYCDISAVSIIPENCQYRVISRKQANMTRSKLNRLIRRESISGDQIKEYKAKMFSKGIANPYFELESESNGHKHRRYIQFGETSSVPVHGKFDFFGLSKTATVPWF; this comes from the coding sequence ATGGACCATTATTTTAATATAACAATTAAGCCTGATGCTGAAATGCGTGAAAATGTGTTGATGAACAAAGTTTATACAAAATTACATAAAGCTTTATTTTCCCTAAAATCGGATGGTATTGGAGTTAGTTTTCCTTCTTATCGCCTAAAATTAGGCAGAGAACTGAGGATTCATGGTGCCATTGCTTCCTTAAACGATTTGCAAAAACTCGACTGGATTGGCGGATTGGTTGGGTACTGCGATATCAGTGCCGTGTCCATTATTCCTGAAAACTGTCAATATAGAGTAATCTCACGAAAACAAGCTAATATGACACGATCAAAATTAAATCGCCTAATAAGGCGTGAGTCTATTAGTGGTGATCAAATTAAAGAATATAAAGCCAAAATGTTTAGCAAGGGAATAGCTAACCCATATTTTGAGCTGGAGAGCGAATCGAATGGACATAAGCATCGCCGCTATATTCAATTTGGTGAGACCTCAAGTGTTCCCGTTCATGGCAAATTTGATTTTTTCGGTTTAAGCAAAACGGCAACAGTCCCTTGGTTTTAA
- the cas5fv gene encoding type I-Fv CRISPR-associated protein Cas5fv, whose amino-acid sequence MKIILKYESSWRNSFLDGSNNEPLPKEGRKFVGSMTNLKKPDNFIKREVTIDTVMGVLNRLIGDQKKLYQSRQSESYYFNNIEDQISFVDTPSSITNEMTYIRNITGSTDQNSYTGMVKTNDPIFQSDYSKEFWGVLFLELPNLCEFIINNSKINQTLTMDPLSIAERIESFDKLKAIEKEGSIQTAFEILQKNFPDFKGVNAKGLVIPRSLYCSALYLQLERLSGIYDTDSAKTKAGGIGGISKNGFTKKDFMSRYTTGEKKKIWGNPYYCEEFIKGEGKTRKLMTKASGTLEIKIDVDRKQGQEIAQLIENAGVSSFYLGKKGLAYVTKIKA is encoded by the coding sequence ATGGAGAAATTCTTTTTTAGACGGCAGTAATAATGAGCCTTTACCTAAAGAGGGACGTAAGTTTGTAGGTTCGATGACGAATTTAAAAAAGCCTGATAATTTCATAAAACGTGAAGTTACCATTGATACTGTCATGGGAGTATTAAATAGGCTGATTGGCGACCAAAAAAAGTTATATCAATCACGGCAGAGTGAATCTTACTACTTTAATAATATTGAAGACCAAATAAGTTTTGTGGATACGCCGAGTTCTATCACCAACGAAATGACCTATATTCGTAATATCACGGGAAGCACTGACCAAAATTCTTATACAGGAATGGTAAAAACGAATGATCCTATTTTCCAATCTGATTATTCAAAAGAATTTTGGGGAGTGCTGTTTTTAGAACTTCCAAATCTTTGTGAGTTTATAATTAACAACTCCAAAATAAACCAAACTTTAACAATGGACCCTTTATCTATCGCTGAAAGAATTGAAAGTTTTGACAAGCTAAAAGCGATAGAAAAAGAAGGGAGCATTCAAACCGCTTTTGAAATTCTCCAAAAAAACTTTCCTGATTTTAAAGGAGTGAATGCAAAAGGACTGGTTATCCCTAGAAGCCTTTATTGTTCCGCTCTTTATCTTCAGCTAGAGAGGCTTAGTGGTATCTATGATACTGATTCTGCCAAAACGAAAGCAGGAGGAATAGGCGGTATTTCTAAGAATGGTTTCACTAAAAAAGACTTTATGAGCCGCTATACAACAGGAGAAAAGAAAAAAATATGGGGCAACCCTTATTATTGTGAGGAATTCATAAAGGGCGAAGGTAAAACCAGAAAATTAATGACTAAAGCATCTGGGACGCTTGAAATTAAAATTGATGTCGATAGAAAGCAAGGGCAAGAAATTGCACAATTGATTGAAAATGCAGGCGTATCATCCTTTTATTTAGGTAAGAAAGGCTTAGCGTACGTGACTAAGATTAAAGCTTAA